aaataattataaagtatttttactttttatataaCTGTTTTTTCATTACAACAGCCAGATTTTCTCCATTTCCTTCTTTaaaaacacacaaaaataattttatttgaaaagtCTTCATTTCTCCCAAAAAAAAGTCCTCTTTATAAACCCTTGCCCGCCTGTAACCCTCTCTGTATTTCCTTCCATTCGCTTACCTTTTCCTTTTTGGCCATGGCTACTTGTTCAGCGGACTTAGCTCCGCTTCTTGGCCCCAACGCCACCGCAGCAGCCGACTACATATGCAACAAGTTCAGTGACACTTCCTTTGCCGTTGACAACACTTACCTTCTCTTCTCAGCCTACCTCGTCTTCTCCATGCAACTTGGCTTCGCCATGCTTTGCGCTGGTTCAGTGCGTGCCAAAAACACCATGAACATCATGCTTACTAACGTCCTCGACGCCGCCATTGGTGGCCTCTTTTACTACCTTTTCGGGTTTGCCTTTGCCTTTGGTTCCCCTTCCAATGGCTTCATTGGTCGCCACCACTTTGCCTTACGATCCGTTCCTTCATCTTCGTTTGATTATAGCAATTTCCTTTATCAATGGGCTTTTGCTATTGCAGCTGCTGGCATTACCAGTGGTTCCATAGCTGAAAGAACCCAATTCGTTTCTTATCTTATCTATTCTTCGTTCTTAACCGGTTTTGTTTACCCTGTTGTTTCTCATTGGTTTTGGGCGACTGACGGTTGGGCCAGCGCTTCTCGAGCAGATGACTTCTTGTTTGGCAGTGGGGTTATTGACTTTGCTGGTTCGGGGGTTGTTCATGTAGTTGGTGGTGTAGCCGGTTTATGGGGTGCACTTATTGAAGGGCCAAGGATAGGCCGGTTCGACCATTCGGGTAGGTCAGTTGCCTTGCGTGGTCATAGTGCAACCCTTGTTGTTATTGGAACTTTCATGCTGTGGTTCGGTTGGTATGGGTTCAACCCCGGTTCGTTCAACAAAATCTCCAGCTTTTACACCTCTGGCAACTATTATGGTCAGTGGAGTGCTGTGGGGAGAACGGCGGTGACCACCACTTTAGCAGGATGCACGGCGGCGTTGACTACCCTTTTTGGGAAAAGGTTTTTGACCGGTCATTGGAATGTGACTGATGTTTGCAACGGTTTGCTTGGTGGGTTTGCTGCTATCACAGCAGGCTGCTCTGTTGTTGAACCCTGGGCTGCCATTATTTGTGGCTTTGTGGCTGCTTGGGTGTTGATCAGTTGCAACAAGTTGGCCGAGAAAGTGAAGTTCGATGATCCACTAGAAGCGGCTCAACTACATGGTGGATGTGGTGCGTGGGGAATTATTTTTACAGCTTTGTTTGCTTCGGAAAAGTATGTGAGGGAAGTTTACCCCAGCAGGCCAGTTCGATATGGGTTGTTTATGGGAGGTGGAGGGAGACTGTTGGCTGCTCATATTATCCAAATTCTGGTCATTGTTGGCTGGGTGAGTGTTACAATGGGGACTTTGTTCTATTTCCTTCATAAATTTGGGCTTTTAAGGATTTCAGCTGATGATGAAATGGCTGGCATGGACCTGACAAGACATGGGGGGCTTGCTTATGTTTACCATGATGAAGATGAATCACAAAAACAGGGGACTCAGATGAGGAAAATTGAAAGCCATCCATCTCCGCCTTCAGTCTAAAAACAGTGGAATTCATACTTttcaaaagaacaaaaaaaaaaaaaaagaagtatttttcTAGAAATTGTGTAAGATAATTTTCCAAATATGTGGTTGGTTCATATTTCAGAAAATTAAAATGCTTGACTAAAAGGCAAATCAATGgtttgatttttattattattatttattagaaTATGGCAATGTGTTGGTGAAAAAAGTCTTTGGCAGATAGTTAGAGAAATCCCCCATTGATGATGGGGCTTCTTTTTGTCTTTTTCAGTAACCGAAGTATTTCATTAATGGGCATATGATATGGCTGGACTGCCTCTTGGCTATTCTCATGGCTCCCCATACCTCTTGCTAGAAATAGATAAAGTGATTAGTGATTAGCCAATCACACCACTTATCTTATCCCAACACCAAGCTGGTCAAGCTTAGAAGGGCCACTATAATACTATTTAGAGATGGGTTTGTGTTTTagttaagaaaaacgaaaataaTACAAATTTTGTCCTTTCAATGTCTCTGATTTACTAATCTTTTAATCAAAAAACATGTTGTAAGTATTAGGGTTTAAATTGAGTtccaaataattttattttcttcccCAATTATATAGAGAAAAAATGATCTCTAAATACTTTCAACATCCTCACGTTAGGATTTAAGTTCTCGCGCTTTATCATTAATCAAAAAAGATAGGTGGTATTTGACGTGGTTGCTGATCATGGTGAAGAAAGCTTATAAATACCAAGCTGGTAGGCGCCTGAGTGTCTAAGTGGATACTTTGCCTTGTGTTTTATTCCATACTCTTTTTAACTTTGCTTTTTGTATTGCGCAAAGAGTGATTTATACAACCTAGGTTTAATATTGGGCCGCAAATATTTATCAATGTTGTTAGGGGTAGTTTAAGTTTTAGTCAATAGTCAATTGGAATAAATATTGAGTattatttttctctttattttgctTCTTGTTTCACTTTATCTTTAATATATTTTGTTCGACTCTCTTCTATAAAAAAAAGTAGAGCAAAATTAATtagaacattaaattaaaatgtagTGTAAACCAAAAAATGTTTTATCCACGTTTTATAATCCCTCAATCTATATGTAGATTACTGATGAGGAAAAGAATAAGCAGTGGGAATTTGATCGGTAAACGATCCTATTCACCAGTACTTGAATGGTTGCTGGTCAACCGTTGAACCTTACGGCTTAAATAAAGCTCACATAGAAAAGGTAAAGGCCAAGTGAGAGATTTGGTACAAATAATTGTCAATTTTAAAGGCGTTGAAGACGACTTTCGAAAATCTTTTGTTCACCCAAATTTGTAAACACTGTATTTGAGGGAAAATTTTTGAGACTTTTAAAAGCTTAACATTTTAcaattctttaatttaaaatgcTAGTTTTTCTAACTAGCCGATTTAGGAAAAAAATAGATTATCggaattttatcaattaaaaataattataaaatataaataatataaaatattcaatataaatatcattatatttgtaaaaaatataaataatttaaataaaataagttttaagaaatatatattaaaattaaataaaataattttaaagtttaattttttatcgtataatgaaaaaaaattgaactgtTAAATTTCCTCTTCAAATTACTCACAATTTTAAAATTCTTCAAGATATTTATCTAaacaatttttttagaattttcaaAGAGTTATACAAATGAAATTCCACTTTCAAACAGTTCTctttccttttctatttctttttaaattaagagtttagattaaaagggaaaaaaaacatgaatatataaaattgtaataaaataGTATAGTTATAAAACAGAGTCACAAACTAAGCCAATAGGCTAAGGACATTAAGCCCATGCAATTTGAGAAACTATGAATTCCCTTCAAACTGGACGCTTGGTAATTCGGAGGCACAGCTCACCCTCTTTGCtgcttttgttgaaatttggCAGATAAGACTTTTGTGGAAGTCTCAAATTGGTTGTTTTCCCATTGTGAGTTTTGGAGGTGTAGTTTGGTGCTTTTTGTTGGCTTCATTTCGGATTTTGGGACTTCAATATTAGGACTTTGATACGATCATAATAGTATTTCGATTTTGTAAAACAAACCACTCCTTAATATTTTTTATCAGGTGTGATAggctttttttataaaatattttgtaaaacaaattttggatttttttattaaaataatataaacaattaaATACAAAATTGGCATAGAATGTAGTTTATTAGTTTGGATGGGTCATCTACTATAGTAAAATATAGTATTGCCTGATACAATAACCACATCATTTAGAGAAGCGTGGTTATCATTATCAAATCATTAAGTCAACCCTTTCGTTCTCGGCAGCAACTTTGGTTTCCAACAGCAGCAAGCAAGGTaagccttttcttttcttttttttcttttttaatttttataatgacTTATTTGGTATTTTTAACTTtacaagaaaattattttaattttaaatttttcatctcttttagtatttgaatttatattatttttaaattactccAATGGGATGGAAAGCTAACGTTAACTTTGCTAACGTGACAGTTCACTTGTATAgaacattaaaattaattaatttttaaaatattaaaaaattataattttttgaatttttaaatgtgGATGCCACGTCAGCAAGTAAACAAATATAAAGTTTTCCATtcattttggattgatttgaaaaataatgcaaatttaagggttaaaaaagtgaaaaattaaatggaggactaaaataatttttttgtaaaattgaaaGGCCAAATAAGTTATTATGCTTTTATGCTTTTTTTAATGTtagatattatatatttatatgtaatataaataaaattacttatttgTTATTATAGAGTACATAAAATTTAAAgtggaaattttgaaaaataatatgtaaaaataattttaaaaattgaagttaaatatgaaaatagtatattttttaTAACAAAAAGTTTTGTCGGCAATGGTATTTTGGATTAATTTGTTTCAAAGTTTCATATTGTATTAATATGAATTGTTTATTAACTTTTGTTTGTGCAAATATATCGAAATAACATGAAACACTTCTTACCCGACTCAGTTATCAGGTTCAAATTACGAGATACTATAATCATTACTGAAGCAATTATgaacaattaaaattaaacataaatcatacaatcatagtcatttcaattcataattacCATTTACAACCTTTTTCGGGTTTTAAACGAGCTTACATATGCTCTAGAATTAACCTGGAATCAAACAAAGACCATGTTGtaatatttgtaaaattttagaaCGATGTCACGATGTGAAGGGGTTCCTTGTCGCAACGTGACATGCTGACTTTGCCTCATTTTGATGATGGGATTCCTTGTCACGTCGTGGCATGAAGTCCAAAGCTCGTCATGACATGGACTTTATTTTTTGCTCAATTTAGGTCACTTGGTGCCTATTTCATGTTAACCTTTCAGCCTAACCATTTGGTGCATTTTGCACAACATTTACTTGCACAAAATCATTCCAATAACATAccaaattatcattttaaaaccAATTCACACCAATAGATTCAATATGTCACATTTGGAAcccaaacataccaattcaaccTAGTCAAACTCATTCTATTCAATCATCTTTTAACCATTCAAAATAACATTTTAGCATTCCATTTTATGCCCATATATGGCATTCAAACATCACAACATGTTACCAaggcaaacacatatacacatatagcctTTCTAAAATCATGTATTAAGTAAGGTTCAACTAAGTTAATTTCCAAGTTAACACATATAAATACCTATGTACAAGTTACATAACcgatttaaaatgataaaaagacTACTGAGTTAGAGCTGGATAGTATGAACTTCAAGGGAATCTGATTGACACGTTCCGTAAATCAACAATCTACACGAAAGATGGacgtttaaaaacaaaaatttagaaTATGGGAAAAGTTTGAATTGTCTCTCTCTCTATAAGTTTAtgctttatattattaaaatatgaaaaattgtttaattataatataaGGAAAGTGCCATGTGCCATTAAAAAAGAATGCCACGTGTTATTAAAAAAAGTCATAATGCCACGTGTTATTAAAAAAAGTCATCCACATTAATGGGAACTTAGTACCTtctaatataatatatatgatgtattattatattaaatttttaaatatttcatttaataatatattaaatgggAATAATTTATATTAGGATGATCCTAAAAACTAAAGTTTTTAGGCACTAATTAAAATTTTCCACATCatcaaattttaaagaaaggaaaTTATTATACACCCATCCATATTCAACCTACTCGTCAACTCTAGTTTTTTTTCTAATAAAAAAATGAgtagttaaaataaaaaaaatcaaataacatagaaactgtcataaaataaaatatagagaataaagaacaaagaggaTGGGAAAGCAAAAAAGAGagtgtattttattgatcaatcgaTACATTTACAATGCTTCTctaaagtctctatttataggcataaaaattataaatgagtagagatctacttctaatcactattagaatttaaagtacatcaaaacttatcttgatgttgatggacatccacttaataagatattcgtAACACTTccccttggatgtccattggtagataatgtgtctcgttaaaaccttactaagatAAAAATCTTGTGAAAAAAAATATTCCTAGTGAAAGAAAAATAGTACATatatctataatacgcataatatgttgcctcattaaaaaccttaccaggaaGAACCAATGGGACAAAACATTGGTTAAGGAAAAAAGAGTACATCGCATATTTACTCTCCTTCATAAAAACATCACATTATatctcatattctacgtatttaatcttgaatactagtttttcaaatgattatttgaacgtattgctaagcatttatatcaTCATTCTTTTGAAAGTCACGAGTGCTGGAAAATtttggggaaatatattttgatctctttaagagtttcaacaataatcatagaaaaCTTTAATCATAATTcttctataaaaatataaataggtattttggatcattttattatCCTCCTTCAACTACTATTCACTCAGTCAAATTTACCgcatatgttcaaattatttcaattcatataagtGAACAATTTCCcaagaatttcaatatgcttctagcattctaaatcatttaagaattttaatataaactttactaaaTAGTGATTCATAAAAAGTTGTAACAACAACtattagacgcaagttaaatcttttatgaactaTCAGTTTAATAATATAGCTAAAGTTTATTGCATctaccacaaaagaatattatatcttttcataatcaacgCTACGACTTAgcgaaaaacttcatatttttattccgtttttgcaaaactacttcatttgtaTATTcattggctttatacctttagatatttggactactagtccaaaaactccacgaatttaattgtactCGAGTTGCATCTTTCTATTTTGAACAAtctattccatatctatatttctcaatatatttattcaagatcctccttttatttcattatttcaaaaaCAATATTTCATACAAAACCATTGTCAACCAATTTTATTATCGATTCcacattttctcaaattgacataacttatcgagatatcttattttcactattttaatcttcagtttcaggtacctgaatctcttctggagttttacttattagttgtGTCTTAGGTCTTTTTTGGAGCACCTATCTTCACAATATGATCATCTAGATTCACTACAGCAAAAGaggtttttagcggcatttttttggcCTTATAGCAGCGCTTAAAACAGTTTGCGACGCTTTGATAAGCAACGCAAAAAATTTCGCTTTAGATAGTGCCGTTAAAACTTGCAGCATTTATGTGGTAAAACACCGCAAAAGAGTCAAGCATGTTGTGGCGTTTGTAGCTAGAAGCGTCGCAAAAGATTATGTTCTTTAGAGACATTTGCAGTAAAAGTGTCGCTAAAGATCATgttctatagcggcgtttgtgggaaaacgCCACTAACATTAACAGATTTTACCAAcccattttatttcatatagaacccgaattttcaacatattttcctGTAACttcaaatctaaatgatactatcacgaaagaaatatgtatatgatctaaattaataattgcAATAACaaaatatgtgacagcccaaaatagaccctagccagaatgtggtttcgggaccacaaaaccgaggcataacaataatttaaaatttattttgatgcctataatatgtgagtattcatgtatgacattttttgatgattgatttagtgttataaaggtgaatttcactagaaaggacttgtgtgagaaaatttagaatttgagataggcaaatgtggaagtggcctattgatgcacactaggaaatgttgtccttgcatgtcaaattcccaaatttgactatagtggccgccatggtgatgaatatgggcaaaagaaaacatgtcttaaacatgttttgctagtggtgcatgtttgaaataataaaataagagtatgaaaaaaaaggaaaaaaatgttcatccttctccataggcttggcgaatgtactaaggaaagaaaagaaaatttgttcatcctttctcatcttcttggcgaaattactaaaggaaaaggggaggatttttgcttcatgcttgggttggaagagacctagaaggagatttggctaagtttacatcaagattaaggtatgtatgaggttgtgttaggagtttcatgcatgacttggttgctaacttgatgtgcatgttagccatggctcaaatctttgttatgccatggaaatggtatttgggcaaagttgttatggtgataaagccattgcatgctaagtgtgaagcttgatgatgatgcatgcaatgatggattttctactcatgagtaagattttgagttttctctttgttttatcatgattgaagttgaaaaggagcatgattgtcatattcgccatgatgcattcttgagcatgattcatgcttcttgcatgttagttaaaatttgtgttttgaatggctatggacaccttgaaaattcggccatgctcatatatgcatatatatgattagcattatgttttggttatgaactaagtgatgaatatattggtttaaagaagaagatgtggaagaatgcttgtgaaatttcaagcacaattgacctagcacacatgtaggtgcttgatgctatgttataagttttgggccacaatgtgcaaagcattaattagtaaattgcatgctgttttgtgaggtattaagtgcaaaattgacctcaacatgtacatgaatattcggccttgggtagcccattgaaggccttagcatttccttgatgctcaaataaattgtattgaattgcttgatgtagtataaaatgtgcatgaccattgtgtattcaagttaaagagtggccatatgaccatttaaaatccttgtcatattcggccataagcaagcacaatgaggttttaataaattgaatttgttgaattagctcaagagctaagagggccacaattggacaagggaaggaaaaggtgatcgaatagcgaaaaagccgttcgacaacatccgaggtaagtcctcaagaagtgaccttacttgaattatgtgagatgaaatatggttgtgtatgattattgattatgtgtgtatgagtatttgaattccacgggctaagtcccggcgaatatgctaatgattataattgtgtttgagccttagtaacgaaaatgaaatatgtatgtccaatgattattgatgtatgtgtgcatgagaaattgaatgatatcgggctaagccgaagacaattatgctggaaattatatccgggttaagaccgaaggcaattgtgctagtggctatatccgggctaaggccgaaggcattcgtatgcgagttattctatccgggctaagacccgaaggcatttgtgcacgtgattatatccggttatattccgaagaatcttgggctggaggtgagtgttggttgctgaaatgaattcaattagtacactcggtaagcccaaaggataaggtacgttatatgtgcattggaaagtcggcgtgtttgagcaacattcgctcaatcgactaatgaatttcagttattgaattgattgatgctttgcgaacttatataatgatgaagtatgaagtaagaatgtgtattaatgaaatgatgcatttggctatgtgaatgtattgctgtaattagagttaattatattccttgagacttactaagcataaaaatgcttacccgttgctttggctcttagttttctagatttcgctcaagcaatcggatttgggatcgttgaagtcgaagtcatccacactatcgagcctccattttggtataaatttttgattgaacttgagatggcatgtataggactacctcttgtttgttaaatacgttgtaatgtaagtatgtatggccatgcgaaaatggctcgaaaagggagcatgaacttagactaattgtgggttgtatgtatatatttggtgtcatgatgtggctatggtttggaaatgggaatgttggtcatatgatcagccattggcatggttaaaatgatcatatatgaacctatgtatggcaagactagttgaatcatggagactaccaaataggtaagtcctaccttaaaaacagatgctgccagctgcagtggcgtgaatgtgaaaaatcaccaaaattcataggaatggaattaaatagtgaataagctatgtaaatgaaccttgatgagtctattttcatatggaagaaacgaaatggtcataagagttacaggttaagagttattaaagctattgtgagacagggccagaatggtttctgggttccctgtcgcaaatttaaaaattcactataaattatccaaaaataattaggagacataccttatatgcacggattccattttgagtctagtttcattataaacaaacgaaaccagcattaaatccctatacagagagatattcaagttataccgcgcgaaggtcagagcagtcgatccctataacatgggtaactttaactaataaactgtaccaattggcccgaccaaaaatcctagaaataaattcatggatggatatatgagtctaaattcagggaaaatttacgaaaccagtttccgagttttgaaactcgagatatgattttaaggcgacagtgacgcagttttccagcctgactggaaatgtcaaattggtgggcaaaacatgtgaatcgggcttgttaacccctcgggtccgacacggcgatggtctcgggtttggggtgttacaattttattggtatcgagccacggtttagtcaattctaggactaccgtgatgtgtttggggtctagctatacatgccattaaatgatgaatcgatagtgtggtgatttcgacaatttgactttgtgtttgtttatagcaatggatcccgatcccaaccgaagcgatagctgatgatgtggagagtgtggcgctgctccgcgcaagggacagcggcggactctcaacctatggccagcaatcctaatgacgaggctaagcaagccttttatagtgtgatgagcgaatggtttaatcaatacattcgaaccaacactactgttccacaacctccattcccgacaaatgcaacccccgcacctacaatacctccggtgactgaccaaataaggtcaagtaagcccccagtcgataggattcgaaaacatggggccactgaatttaaggctacggatgatgatgatgccgagcgcgctgaattttggttagataacactatccgggtgcttgatgagctatcctgtacacccgatgagtgcttaaagtgtaccatctccttgctacgcgagtccgcctactattggtggagtactctgacttctgtggtgcctagagagcaagtgacttgggaattctttcaaaccgagttccgaaaaaagtatatcagtcagagattcatcgaccaaaagcggagggaatttcttgatcttaagcaaggttctatgtccgttactgactacgaacgaaagtttgtgaggcttagcctgctgcgagaatgcatttcgtccgaagctattatgtgtaaacgcttcgaggatgggctgaatgatgatataaggatgtttgttggcattctcgagatacgagagttcgtagtacttgttgagcgagcttgtaaagccgaagagcttagaaaggagaaacaaaaagctgatgtggggattggagaattcgaagaggttctcggaaagtctcttcaacaagcatcgaagagatttcgagatgatgcgagcggtctagaggcatttcgggcttttctagacgaggacgcgatcgacccctgtgaccacacgagtcacctcgatcgcggtggcggaaatgatcgccgagagaggcggagtgtccacattgtggcaaatggcattcgggagctgttggtttcgtgatcgctcccgctataagtgtggatcggccgaccactttatgaaggattgcccgaggatgcatgagcagaatgcaagtcgagtgcaaacccgggtgctacctttcgccgaggtaggccacctagaaatatgggcaatgtcgattggcggtcgagaggatctagagatgctaccatcggatcgaggctcgtgctcctgctaggacttatgccatcgcgcacgcgaggatcttgcctctccggatgttattaccggtactttcactcttttcaatacaaatgtaattgctttgattgaccccggttctactcattcatatatatgtgaaaccttagcatctagtaagactttgcccattgagcctctcgagtttgtaattggtgtcaaacccttgggtcattacgtgcttgttaacaaagtgtgcaagaaaagtcccctagtgttccgaggttcttgttttccgcggacttaatgcttttgccattcgatgagttcgatgttattcttggtttggattggttgaccatgcacgatgcggttgtaaattgcaagagcaaaactatcgatttgaggtcgcgaataatgaaataattcgggttaagtccacggacttaaagggttgccaccgtaatatcggcgatgttggcccgaaatatgtaagaaaagggtgcggcgtaccttgcgtcacgtactcgatgacaaggaatcgagaagaaacccgaatcgtgcccgtggtttgtgaataccggatgttttccagaagaattgcgggtttaccactgtt
The Gossypium arboreum isolate Shixiya-1 chromosome 10, ASM2569848v2, whole genome shotgun sequence genome window above contains:
- the LOC108455896 gene encoding ammonium transporter 1 member 1-like; this encodes MATCSADLAPLLGPNATAAADYICNKFSDTSFAVDNTYLLFSAYLVFSMQLGFAMLCAGSVRAKNTMNIMLTNVLDAAIGGLFYYLFGFAFAFGSPSNGFIGRHHFALRSVPSSSFDYSNFLYQWAFAIAAAGITSGSIAERTQFVSYLIYSSFLTGFVYPVVSHWFWATDGWASASRADDFLFGSGVIDFAGSGVVHVVGGVAGLWGALIEGPRIGRFDHSGRSVALRGHSATLVVIGTFMLWFGWYGFNPGSFNKISSFYTSGNYYGQWSAVGRTAVTTTLAGCTAALTTLFGKRFLTGHWNVTDVCNGLLGGFAAITAGCSVVEPWAAIICGFVAAWVLISCNKLAEKVKFDDPLEAAQLHGGCGAWGIIFTALFASEKYVREVYPSRPVRYGLFMGGGGRLLAAHIIQILVIVGWVSVTMGTLFYFLHKFGLLRISADDEMAGMDLTRHGGLAYVYHDEDESQKQGTQMRKIESHPSPPSV